A segment of the Centropristis striata isolate RG_2023a ecotype Rhode Island chromosome 15, C.striata_1.0, whole genome shotgun sequence genome:
GAAGTGGAAATAAGTGTGTGGATAATCAatcatgttgttgtgttgttgatgATGAAAGTTTAACAATTACCTTTTTGCAGCAGACGCAATGTTTGGCGAACTTCTTGTCATAGCAGGGGCTGCAGTAAACATCAGTTCCTTTGGAGAGGAAACTCAGCGATCCTATTGGTCGTTTACAGTTGAAACAGGTGAAACATTCATCGTGCCACGAGTTCCCTTTGTACTCCACACTCTCTGTTCCTGCACAAGATCAGAGAAGAGGTTGATAGTATTGTAGATAAACTGAGTAAAACCTGCAGTTAAATCTCacatatttcacattaaaaatcttGTAATAAATGGGCCAGTCTCTTAAAGCTCAGTCTTACCAGCCAGTATGGCTTTATAGCAGCCGTGGCAGCGTGGAGCGTCCTCCCTGGAGCAACATTTCCCACACATGATGCGGTCGTCCTTGGTGCTGAAGGGCTCCTTGGCCAGAGGCTTGTAACACTTAGCACAGCGGAAACACTCCTCATGCCAGTACCGGCCCTTATGGCTGAGCTCCTGGTGGAGGGAGGAAGTTTGATGAGATGCCACACCGGACAGACCATTCAGAGAAAATCAACTccaaactgacacacacacacacacacacacacacacacacacacacacacacacctttgacTCCACAGGGATGGGTCGATGGCACTCTGCGCAGGTGTTAGCGCAGAACTTGGTGTGGCAGCGGACACACACTGGTCTGCCTTCGTTGCGGACGAACCTCTTCCCCCCGAGGTCCTCCCGGCAGTAGAAACAGTGCGAGCTTTCTGCCATCGTCTCTCGGAGGGAGACTCACTGCTGCAACTAAtaaagcagaaagagagaaaagcaaaACCTGCTCATTATTAGGTCATCatataattgtgattattttcattttgtggagCAAACAATTGTTTGCTCCACaaattgcaaaaagaagtccaaccAAATTCAAAAGTTAAACAACCTTTTCACAACATAGTATTCTAAtagaagaagacttaaaatgaccacataGGGGCGCTGTTGATCCACTTAGTGGGACTGAAAAGACTGATGTTTAATGCTGCATTTAGCTGCTGAGATGCCTTTTATTCTCCACTCTGACTCAAGAGCATTGCCTCTGAAATACCTGAAGTACTTATAGAGGTACTTCAGGTATTTCCCTCCTCTCTCATTCATCTTATCTCtgtataaaaatttaaaaaaaaacctcatgaaAGTGATAAATTAGGACAATAAAGGTGGAGTACTGTTGTGAGAGGcacacaaatgaccaataaCACAAGTTTAAGTTCTGTAAGCTGGTGATggaattttaaattattacatgTTTTCAGATTCTAGTATTTAACATAATGTCAAAGATACTAATTGACTGTTTACTTGATTTTTGGGCTTAGGTTACCAAACCATAAGTCTGCAAATAAAGTAACAAATCCTAAATGTCTAATTATGAGTgggatatttatatatatttatttgagatattaacagttaaaataaatataattcattaatatatatgtgtatatatatatatatatatatatatatatatatatatatatataaatgtgtcccTAAAACATCTACTGTTTTCGGTGAAAATTATTCAAAACTAAAAATCAATGAGACTTCATTATAACATGAAGCAACTGTTATTTTTCATAGCCTCTGGCCACATGCATATTACTCATTCTGAAGATAAATCTGATAACTGtagatcaataaaataaataaaatttaaaaaatcataatttacaaaatgcctGGAGCAGATTTCAAAAGGTAGAGATTTCATGTACTTGTAGTTTACTTccgtattttcattttattctactTTATAATCAACTTttctacatttcagagggaattattaagaagagagagaagaagaagaagattactttattaatcccacaatggggaaattcaacctctgcatttaacccatccttttttttttaattattattatccttattactttattttattttacagttataCAGATTAAACTACCCAATAGTGtgcaaaattgccaaaattaGCTCCAAATCAACAAACTACAACGAAAAAATGTTGcttatatatcaatatatcagaaataatgttttagtaatataatatactataatatcACACTCACATCTGCCTTTTTTCTGCACAATAAGCAATTTTATTTTCGATGCTTTGAGTAAATTTTGATTGTAGATTTTGAATGCTGGAGTTGAACTtgtaatatttttacattagttTCActgaaggatctgaatacttattatTGCTGTCCACCTTCATGTTAATTGAGTTCCAAAATTGGATTATATTATCCACTTCTGCTCGTCTTCAGCATCCTCATGTAGCGGATTTCTCACACAACACTGTCCAGAAATCACTCTACCCAAAATACAACACTCATGAACTTCCTAAACATAGACCCAAAATCACCACGTTGATCACCAAGCGAGCCGTGATTACAAAGCTACACAAACGCGCAAAAATGTGGAGGAAGAGATTCAGCTAAAGTCTGTTCGCTCAGTTATTTCCCACATCAAGTTCATGCTGGCTGACCGCAAGGAATTCTCCCAAAGTgctgcgagagagagagagagagagagagagagagagagagtgtgtgtgtgtgtgtgtgtgtgtgtgtgtgtgtgtgtgtgtgtgtgtgtgtgtccgcacAGTGAGGTGAACACATGAAGGAATGCCTGGTATGACTAATGTGGTGAGATCTGGAACATTGACAAGTGTTTGACAGAACttacatgcgcacacacacacacacacacacacacacacacacacacacactgcacttcTTTCACGGACCACTCCCTAGGAaaccatgaaaaccacaaactatAGCGTTCACCTCCTGGTTGGAGTGGCATGTCAGCACAGATTCATGAGGAAGTTCTGGTTTTGGCACAGGAGCAATGTGGCCACGAGTTTAGGCTGCGTTCACAAACTCTCAGATCCTCCCTTTTCTTGTGACTTTGTTTAAACTCTAACCAGAAATCACAGATGGGCGACAATTCACGTTTATAGGCGAGGGCCGACTGATGAGTGGTTGTTAATAGTGACACAATAAGGGCAAATATGGTGACATCATTTCAACCACTCAGAGGTGAATGGAGGCAGTAGGTCTGGCAACATGATCTTTATGTTAAGGACATGTAGTTTGAAAATCCTACAAttcaactctttttttaaatccagaaaTCGTTATGTAAAGGTTTTAAaataggtttgttttttttaggcaCAGATGTTGGAGGATGGTGGGACACTGAAATTACAGTCATGGCCTTCACATTTGTCCCAGTagtctttccttttttaggACTCTGAGCAGATATTATACAACAAGTGTCTGTTGTGCCAATATCAAATGTCTTAAAGGtcctttttaaaattctgtagttttattcaaGAAGGAATACtggaaattgattttaaaataaacccataaaaactgtaaaaaagaaaaaagaaaaaagagaaaaagagaaaaagaaacatcaGTTTTAACAAGCCAAATCCATGCTGTGGGTTGTGTGTGTACTTTATGGCAAAAGGCTgatgtcagcatgctaacatgcccTCAAAGGACAGTGCAAACATGCTGGTACAGAGGAGGAATCATGTTTACACTGTTCACCATCTTTGGCATGTTataccaaaaacacaccaagTGTAACGTAttagctattagctattagctattagtATTAACTAACTTTTAGTTTGATTTCCACAGCCATTGCATGGGGATAATGATCAGAAATGACAAAGTACAAAATGTCACGGAAATCCATCTCATATAATTGAATTATATTTTCATCTGACCAACTGACTAACAAGTATTGTCATTCTTGACTGTATTCAGTCTTCAATACAGCGTTTAGGGCATTACGTGACACTTAAACTCTCCCACCAAATCAAATGACTAAATTCAAAAATATGCAGTAAAAAACAGTAGGATTAAAACAGTCCACTGTTGTTATCCAGAGTCAGACTGCTGTTTGGCAGATATGTGGCTAAGGTTAAAGGTGTTGCTGTTAATAAAGCTGGTTAAATAACTTCTTCTGTGGCCTCCTGTACAGACAATAAAGCTACAAACTGACATCATGTGGAGTGAACATTCATCTTCCTTTCAGTAACCTGCTAATTCGTTACATATTAATggaaaaaccagcagctggtttATTTGTTAACTGGGATAGACTACTCATCTATCACCACCGGAAGACAGGAAGTCCAGCCAGCCAAAGGCGAGGTCTGGTATTTACCTGTTATCTCCCGTTCACTCCCTGCTTAAACTAataagaatttattttttaatttctgtccCTTTCTGCCCTGGAAAAGTGTGCTGGTAGCTCACAGCTACATGAAGTTCTGTGTAGCTCGAAGGCTGCAGAGCAGGCAATAACAACACTTGGCTACCAGCATCGCGGAAATGTTATCTGATTGGAGGCGAACAATGGCTGACAGGAAGCGAGCCAGTATCCACACAGgttctgagaaaaataaatcaggctCCACTGACGTCAGACGTTCCGAGGACGGTGTTGCTGCATGTCTCTACTTTTCTTCTCTGCAATAAATATTCTCGCTGTGTCATGGCACGAAAGCACGTACACatcatttttcttgtttccaAGCTGTCAATACAAGCTCACTGTTTGGTTGCCATGGAAACAGTTGAATCAATATGAAATTAAGCCGTGTCACGCAGTCGGTCTGCCAAggataactgtgtgtgtgtgtcaatcaCATGTTCGTATGGTGACATCATGGGGACTCACTTCCCTTTCTCACACAAAAACCCAAAGAAAAACCATTACAATATATAATTAGGACTTGATTTTTGGGTCACGTAAGGGTGGAGGCAGGGCATTTAGTGGTCATGGTTAAAGGCTGGTGCTCTTCTATATTTTTCTCATGTCAACAATTCAACTCCAACAGGagtaaaattatgtattttttttggagaTTTAGCTTTGAATTCTTCAAGTCTCCTTTTCGCTCTCTGTCCTTTCCCACCCCTGTTGAAGTTTCAGCCACCTTACTGTAACAATTAGAGCCGCAGTCTGAGGTCCGTGTTGTACAAATAAAACGCAGAGAGGTGACATCATGCCATGTGGACGAGAGGAAAATCAcgcacacattttaaaaacacatggGGGATGAGAAAGTAAGAAAGCAAAACGTTCCCAGACAAACTGAAGTAAAtttggtgtgtattttttaagagcGTCTGCTTGTACCCGCCATCTGTgtatgtccgtgtgtgtgtgtgtgtgtgtgtgtgtgtgtgtgttggcatgAGCTTATCGCTGAAGAATGTAGAGGAAAACTGAGAAACAGGAAGTCTCCATCAGAACGACATAGTTGGCACAGtggtgccacacacacacacacacacagttctagATAATGTACTGTGTTTACATTAACGTCTCATTAACGCCTACAGATTCATGTACAATAAGCTTTGTCTGAACTTTTGTGACATTCAGTGTGTGCTGCAGGTGTGACCTCTACTTCCATGCAGACTTGGCCTTTAGAAACAGTCTGGCTCTTTAATCATTGACTTGGTGTGGCAGCTGATAGAAAATATCTTGTAGCTtacattcatgtggtgtcggaAAAATTTGTTCCCAACTTGGAAAAGATGGCAAAAGTTTTATTACCCGACTTGCTGAGTTAATATCATATTGTGCAGAAACGTGTTGTTGGGTCAATGTtaagaaactttttttatcaatttacttTATCAatttttgttcacatttaatTTGTGATATTGTATTCAGTCATAATTGTTAGTTGCCGTCCATGTAGCtaagtttgtttatttattacagaCTACACATAACACATCTTCCTTGCGGTGTCCATGCTGTATCCACATTGTGACTTAACGCTCATGAACACACTGAAGTCGGAAGAATGACTCCCAACTCGGAGATGTGAAAGCATCTTATATGGGATTTCctaatggtttaaaaaaagctgATTAAGGTTGGTTCTCTGATTGTAGCAAGCATGTCTgaggttttaaaaatgtctgttaAACTTGATGATGGCTTGACTCTTTAATatgatgtattgttttttatttcacttgtgTAGAACTCATTGTTTAAATGTCAAGTTGTGATGGTGGGGGGAAAATGACCTTTAAATTGGGTAAATGTGTTAACCTTTTAATGGTCTTTAACTGATTGCGTTTAGACGTCCTGTTGTTTTGAGGGCTTTCTCTTGAAGGGAAAATCAACCTCAAGCATTAGCAGGGTGGGTACTTGTAACGCATTATTGAGCTGCTTGTTTTAGGCTCACGAAGAGCAAGCTAATTTTAATTATcgattattattttctcaattaagtAATccctttttttcagatttttttttaatgacaaaattacatttttaaactgctcATTATATCCCAGTAACAtcccaaaacataaaaacattccaTTTCTGATAATAGAAGGCTAAAAACCCcatcaaatatcaacatttgaGAGGCAAGGGTCTGTGGATTTCTGCATGAACATTTACAACAAATTGACTAACAGATTTGATGACgatttctctcttttcctttgaCTGATCGGCTTATTGCTGCAActctaaataaattaaattattttgagaaatttaCTACATTTTGCACCTTAAAATTGGTTTCAAAGGCCAAAAAAACCCATTTCAAATGTGTTATCAGTGGTgtaggggcctgctccacctgccagcaggttgagaaggttgttatcagcacaTTAAATGGCCGCTCGCTGAAAACAAAGTGGTTACACTGAGTTAAAAGCCTGCAGTTTCTTTACTTCTTTAAAAAGTCCTGGGCAGAAGttataaaagaaagtttaaaaagtaaaataaatgcacgtaaATGCACATACGAGCACCGCAAAGTGACGGAATGATAAAAAATGGATTCATAAAATTGATTTGAGCAGCTTTAAAGATCACTGTATCTCCCAATCATGGCCCAACTGCAGCAACATCACACTGTCAGTAAGCATTCCCACAGCCGATTCCAGTCATACCATCTCAAAGATAAATACACAATATCAGTATCTAAAACTGAGCAGCAAGTTCAGCTAAACATTAACACTCAACATCAGCCTACAAAGGAGGATAATTGTTTTCTTTGGCTCCGGTGAGGCACATTCCAGTCAGAGGAATAAAGCCGATACAACAGATCAGAGTAGTGTAGAGAAATGCAGCATGTTCCACTACAACAGGACAGACATGATGGTTTTACCAGCCGCTGCTGGTTAGCTGAACTTTAACCCACCTCGCTTTGTCTGTTCTGAGTTACACACTCCTTCTGTTTCTGCACTCTCCCTCTCGTCTCTCAACTGAGATGTCTTTCAGAAGAGAGCAGCTGACAAAACTCAAAAGCAGCGGCGATGTATGACCAATTTCCATTTCCATGAATATCTATGACATTTtctctgtgtgcgtgtgcgtgtgtgtgtgtgtgtgtgtgtgtgtgagagagagattaaAATGCTCCCCACATTGGAACCACATCAGCCCTGTTGGAGAGCTACAGAAAGTCCAATGCAAGTCCAACATTaaaatttattgttaaaatgaTCTAATGGGACATTTTAGCCCTCAGTCCTGTATTGCGCGCTTGTTTGCTTCCAAATATCTCCCTTCATAAATCTCCAACAACAAAATCCCTGCAAATCTCAGTTTCTAACCATTCTCCCAGACTCACATCAACGACCAGACCAAACCCTTACTTAAACTGAACCATTTCTGAACCAATGCCAAACATGACTATTTCTGTACAAAAATAGCATGCATTAATTTCCCTTCAGGGGACCAAGCATTAGATCATTTACCATCTATTTGACCGTTAAACCACAAGGCTGAATGAGCTCACAGACGGGTgccaaattaaaggaaaaaccaACATAGTCAAGTTTCTGAGTAAGATGTTGGGCGACCACAAGTCTCCAGAACAACTGCAATATTCGTCATTTTACAAGTGTCTTTCACTCAGGGATGAAACGCCTTTCTCAATAAAGATCCACTCATTGGGTGTTTTGATGATGGTGCTGCCACTTTTCTTGCAAGAATAGAGTTATTTAGCAATGCCTGCTTCCTTTCACAATGTACAATAAAGCAACACAAAACCTTCTTCCTGTTAATTTCGCAACCTCTGATTAATATCAGCACACCTAAACACATCACAGCATGTTTTAATAGCTGCAGGTCTGAGATAACACAATGCCAAGCTTCTCAGTCATCACCTTTTTCCACTTCATGTTGTGCAAGCTGCAGAACTCCATTAAAAAACTCTGCTAAAAATATGATATTGACCATTGGGGActaatgaaaagaaaagcacaGTGTCTGACTACCATTTACAGTCTATCCTGATAAATACACAACAGGCAAAACACAACAGGGAGTTCCCATCACATGCAGTTAGACAAATAGCATAAAGTTTTACAAGCCTGTGATGTATTTTATGGGACTGAGCTCATGGTAATTTCTTTAACATGCAGGCACCGGCTTCAGATCAGACTAAAAACTCCCTACGACTTTctagtgtgcatgtgtgtttatgtgttgcaGCGAAAGGTCAGTCACACACTTGGTTTACTTACTGTTTGTGCTTGTTTGATAGTGCATGCTGTGAGATTACTGTAGTCCTGAAAATACTTCCATATGACTTTTTTAATATCAAAATGTTGTTGCCTAGTAGTGCAAAAAAGTGAACTCCAGTTGCAACATCTGACTTGGTGTTTCCTTCTGCATTCTGACtggaaaatgactttttttatctgAGGGTCATTTAACGGACAAATGTCCtcttctttaaaagaaaatcaatatatgaataatcagaGTTGTCTACTTATATTTTACGGTTTGCAGTCATACTATCGTCCATGTGTGTTCTGTTGCAGCCTGTGTTTAAGGGAGAAAGAGTTCAGTCACACATGGATTCTGAATTTACTTGAAAACTGCTTGCAGAAAAGTGATAACTGGTAGAGCCAACACTAAAGCCATAAGCATCACTTacaaggacacaaacacacacacacacacacacacacacacacacacacacacaggacaatGAAAAATAGAAGTACAGGAATTTTAATTGACCTCTGTGATGCATTTTTTAGCCTCAGCGGTTCCATCACTGAGTGAAAAAAAGGAGACTTCTTAACTGGAAACAGATTTCAGGAGCAGCCCAGGCTTTCACAAGTCAGCATGTAACTGtagctctctcacacacactcacacacttacggagacagaaaagacagacagCCAACGCCCCATACAGACTTTAAGACCTGTTTCCTCTCCGGATACCTTACTGCTGCTAAGTGTATGAAATCATAAGAACTGtgtgagaggaaaagaggaacaTGCTACTGTACATTTGTCAATGGGACATACAGTAAATGTGCTACACCATTAAAATCAATAACTTTACAGTGGTCACATATCTAAGTAATTTAAGTTATGGCTAATAAACGATAAAGactaataaaagataaaagtgtCGCTGGCGAGTTTAGTTTATCAGGCGTCTAATAACCTGCATGTGCACACTACAGTAACTGGTTTATCTGAAAACAAGGTTCAAAAGAATGAGGTTTGGTTAGACAGTGTACAGTAAACAAACAGCGGTGCTCTGCAGACAGCTTACCGTGCTCAAGGTGATGACTGCGGCGTGGGTGAGCGCGGCTCTCGGTCCTATGTGGAAGCAGCGGAACTTCTAACGAGACCCTCGTACTTACATTTATAAGTACGTCAAGtcagacacaaattaccacGCGCAGACTGGAAACGGGATGCtgtaccttcaaaataaaactgcgACGTTCGAAAGGAAGTTAAacaaaatttaccttgaaaataaaagtcaaatcGCAAGCTTTTTGAGAAAATGCGTGgtgttattttttgtgattaaaattttttattttccattttcattgtacaacaataacaaaataaaaaacccacCCCACCAACAACAAACATACACCATCACCATCAGTGCTAATCCCTTTCTGGTTACAAGCATCTCTCACCATGCTCCTTCATGTGCATctattacacacatacagaacatTAAATAAACTAAGACTCAGACTCAAAAACTGAATCAAGGAAGGTCaatacaacaaattaaaaaaaataactattgCATTAAAGACATCATttgttaacaaataaaaaaggttaagaataataatagcaaacataaatacatacaaaaagaTGAAGCACCAGTATATATTTATCCACaattaactaaattaaaaaaacaacaacaacaactaacgtATCTCCACTATATAACCCCCTTCAGGAGCCTTTTAGAAAGTGTAAATATTTACCCCATTTTGCTTCATATAGAGTCAGTCTACCCAGTTGTTTACATGACAATTTTTCGAATGCTGCGACTTGTGACATCCCAACAGCCCATTCTCGCAGAGAAGGCACACCATCCATCTTCCATCCTCTGACAAGTATTTGGTGTGATTATTTTAAACtagtttatataataatcagtggtggaatgtaactaagtacatttacttaagtacaattttgaggtacttgtactttatttgagtatttccatttaatgtaactttatacttgtactccattacatttaaggtaaaaattttactttatactccactacatttagctgatagttttatttacttttgacatggaaatcatgatcaatttaaagtgattagatggttttttttcttcattaaacctcataacagtatattaaagagttaaaaataGCCCTATCTTGAAgaaattaaatgctgcttatacaggtacatctcaaaaaattagaatattgtgaataAGTTCAATAtcttttgtcaatcatttcaaaaagtgaaactcTATtatcaagaggaaggtgagacaCCGGAtgaaagcaacatggtgctgtaggctgatctcctccatgccacgtcatattaatgcagtaattcatgcaaaaagagcccaaccaagtattgagtttatagaacttcttccaccactgtcctttttacttctttacttttttattttttattattttttatttttattgatttatttttttaattattttttttattttaaatgttattattttttaattttaattttttaaattttaaatttttttaaattttaaattttaaatttttttgattttttaatttttacatttataaatttctaaatgtttttaattttttaattttttaatttttaattttttttatttttttatttttttattttttatttttctgcgcAATGCACATGCACGGCCCGTTACTCTTCTGCACATACACAATGGGGCCCGCATGCGCAGTAACGcgtaatatatttttaaatataaaaaaattacaaatttaaatttaaaaaaattatgaaaaaaaataaatcaattaaaaaaaaaattagaaaattaaaaagtaaagaagtaaaaaggacagtggtggaatgagTATTCAGAGTATTGCGCATTATTTTTAGCCAAAGCTCATATCCATAACCACATTGCGCAGCGGGGCCGcgcaaatatataaataaataaaaaatttaaaaaataaaataaaatttaaaatttaaaaa
Coding sequences within it:
- the LOC131986585 gene encoding four and a half LIM domains protein 1-like gives rise to the protein MAESSHCFYCREDLGGKRFVRNEGRPVCVRCHTKFCANTCAECHRPIPVESKELSHKGRYWHEECFRCAKCYKPLAKEPFSTKDDRIMCGKCCSREDAPRCHGCYKAILAGTESVEYKGNSWHDECFTCFNCKRPIGSLSFLSKGTDVYCSPCYDKKFAKHCVCCKKAITSGGVNYQDQPWHSHCFVCSSCAKPLAGTSFTNHQDQVFCVDCYKSSVAKKCSGCQNPITGFGKGVNVVNYEGGSWHEYCFNCKKCSLSLSNKRFVTKGKDILCADCGNK